The following proteins come from a genomic window of Trifolium pratense cultivar HEN17-A07 linkage group LG4, ARS_RC_1.1, whole genome shotgun sequence:
- the LOC123920554 gene encoding protein translation factor SUI1 homolog, translating to MVDIQIPSTFDPFAEAKESDAPGTKEYVHIRIQQRNGKKSLTTVQGLKKEFSYEKILKDLKKEFCCNGNVVNCKDLGKIIQLQGDQRKNVSHFLVHANLVRKDSIKIHGF from the coding sequence ATGGTTGATATTCAGATCCCAAGCACGTTCGATCCATTTGCAGAGGCTAAAGAATCGGATGCACCGGGTACAAAAGAGTACGTGCATATTCGCATACAACAAAGGAATGGAAAGAAGAGCTTAACGACGGTGCAAGGGCTGAAAAAGGAGTTTAGCTATGAGAAGATCTTAAAAGATCTCAAGAAAGAGTTTTGTTGCAATGGAAATGTTGTGAATTGTAAGGATCTTGGCAAGATTATTCAACTTCAAGGCGATCAGCGCAAGAATGTTTCTCACTTTCTTGTTCATGCTAATCTTGTCAGAAAGGACAGCATCAAGATTCATGGTTTTTAA
- the LOC123920552 gene encoding F-box protein CPR1-like translates to MTKYRNNFLSNTPSYDGDTSLLMNIRCYELYSLSGDRFENKVKLNWPNPFSEGNSRFNICCFGSANGILCLSYNNYGGRRIVLWNPTTEKFKVIPPKFGVSVTLYGFGYDNVADDYKVIRQVKLPTIFHRLNNDILFDKDSFFLHCWEIYSLRSNLWKKLDFNMPNCNTDIVSSLNGHLQVYMNGMCHRVCEYYKGREPFVGNLVSFDLNKETVSVTSIPSHVTLDWTQLTALNGSIALVSSTKKATLFHISILGEIGVKESWIKLFIVEQPCVGFPIGVGMKGEIFIQNIDDEIVWFDLTTKMIKELGLKGKRMEFLSGYPIANVTIIIKNLACTF, encoded by the coding sequence ATGACTAAGTATCGCAACAATTTCTTATCCAACACTCCTTCTTATGACGGTGATACATCTCTCCTCATGAATATACGTTGTTATGAGTTGTATTCTCTATCCGGTGATAGGTTCGAAAACAAAGTCAAATTAAATTGGCCAAATCCATTTTCAGAGGGAAACTCTAGgtttaatatttgttgttttggcAGTGCTAATGGTATACTTTGTCTCAGTTACAATAACTATGGTGGTCGAAGAATTGTTTTATGGAATCCAACTACGGAGAAATTCAAGGTTATTCCTCCCAAGTTTGGTGTTAGTGTTACTCTTTATGGATTTGGTTATGACAATGTTGCAGATGACTATAAGGTGATTCGTCAGGTAAAATTGCCAACGATCTTTCATCGTCTCAACAATGATATCTTATTCGATAAAGATTCATTTTTTCTCCACTGTTGGGAGATTTATAGTCTAAGAAGTAATTTGTGGAAGAAACTTGATTTCAATATGCCCAATTGTAATACTGATATAGTGTCTTCTTTAAATGGCCATCTCCAAGTGTATATGAATGGAATGTGTCATCGGGTGTGTGAATATTATAAAGGAAGAGAACCTTTTGTAGGAAATTTGGTGTCATTTGACTTAAACAAAGAGACGGTCTCCGTCACATCTATACCGTCACACGTTACACTAGATTGGACACAATTAACAGCCTTAAATGGCTCCATTGCCTTGGTCTCTTCAACTAAAAAGGCGACACTttttcatatatcaattttgggTGAAATCGGTGTGAAGGAATCCTGGATCAAACTCTTCATTGTTGAGCAACCTTGCGTTGGTTTTCCTATCGGAGTGGGTATGAAAGGGGAAATATTCATTCAAAATATAGATGATGAAATAGTTTGGTTTGACTTAACTACCAAGATGATTAAGGAGCTTGGTCTTAAAGGAAAAAGAATGGAATTTCTAAGTGGCTATCCAATTGCAAATGTCACAATTATTATCAAGAATTTGGCATGCACTTTCTAA
- the LOC123920553 gene encoding syntaxin-61-like, with the protein MPSAQDPFYVVKEDIQDSIDRLQSNFHQWENTSDSGEYLNLSKEVLAACGSIEWQVDELDKAISVASRDPSWYGIDEVEIENRRRWTNNARTQVRTVKKTVEAGKGSNTATHASINGMHRELMRLPDSHQSTSKSNQYSAGDNDDFIESESDRQMLLIKKQDEELDELSLSVQRIGGVGLTIHEELLGQEKILDELGNEMDSTSNRLDFVQKRVAMVMKKTSAKGQIMMICGLLALFIFLFILVFFT; encoded by the exons ATGCCCTCAGCTCAAGATCCATTTTACGTTGTCAAAGAAGATATTCAAGATTCT ATTGATAGGTTGCAATCTAATTTTCACCAATGGGAAAACACCTCTGATAGTGGGGAGTATTTGAACCTTTCAAAGGAAGTTCTTGCTGCTTGTGGAAGTATTGAGTGGCAG GTGGATGAATTGGACAAAGCAATTTCTGTAGCGTCTAGAGATCCTTCTTGGTATGGCATTGATGAAGTGGAGATTGAAAACCGGAGGAGGTGGACCAACAATGCTCGGACCCAG GTGCGCACCGTTAAGAAAACAGTGGAAGCTGGTAAGGGATCAAATACAGCAACTCATGCTAGTATAAATGGGATGCACAGGGAATTAATGAGGCTTCCAGATTCTCATCAAAGTACGTCCAAGTCTAACCAATATTCCGCTGGGGATAATGATGATTTCatagaatcagaatcagatagGCAAATGCTTCTTATAAA AAAGCAGGATGAGGAGTTAGATGAGCTTAGTTTAAGTGTACAAAGAATCGGAGGTGTTGGACTTACGATACATGAAGAGCTCCTCGGCCAG GAAAAAATTCTAGATGAACTTGGCAATGAGATGGATAGTACATCCAATCGTTTAGATTTTGTCCAA AAAAGAGTGGCGATGGTGATGAAGAAGACTAGTGCAAAGGGTCAGATCATGATGATATGTGGTTTGCTGGCCCTgttcattttcctttttatcTTGGTATTCTTCACCTAG
- the LOC123920556 gene encoding uncharacterized protein LOC123920556: MEESVFISKILNDFSGDDYLMVEKLLNLRSESLAKQFKDDVSCVLRSNNLKSVGVYCNNDSGSKTAEIKRSKVNDCGSLKFSMLESKNHEVAACKPDQRVGKMILKIRKSDLMARVDFGNVGTKTHEAASEKCLSGEGFEKKHNHEIASCRPDESVGKRVIKIRTNDRSMGVDFDNVGTKTHEAAAEKCLSGEGSEKKHYHEVAACRRDESVGKGIIKIRPNDRSLRVDFGNVGTKTHEAAPEKCLSGEGSEKKHNHEVAACRRDESVGKGIIKIRTGDHRSLRVDFGNVDMKNHEAAAEGTSSDEGSKKEMKKRKAKDERSSKPSKKHKNLGNNDNVNDQIEEEYPELPLAFKEKIEEMEGSEVKLVIQKELTASDVDKSKSRFSIPIKKMIKDCKFLRLEEESSLDYVRQKKTDGKKLDGFLVSVLDPNLILHDGICFKKWKMAKNTEIYNLTKKWNDLVAKNLFKENEKVQLWSFRSHQKLYFALVKLQPRSINQ, from the coding sequence ATGGAGGAAAGTgtttttatttctaaaatattaaatgattttagtGGTGATGATTATTTGATGGTtgaaaaattactaaatttgcGTTCTGAGTCTTTGGCTAAACAATTTAAAGATGATGTTTCTTGTGTTCTTCGTTCCAACAACCTTAAATCTGTGGGTGTTTATTGCAACAATGATTCTGGGTCGAAAACAGCCGAAATCAAGCGATCAAAGGTAAATGATTGTGGTAGTCTTAAGTTTTCTATGCTTGAATCAAAGAATCATGAGGTTGCTGCTTGTAAACCCGATCAGCGTGTTGGGAAAATGATTCTCAAGATAAGAAAAAGTGATTTAATGGCAAGAGTTGATTTTGGAAATGTTGGTACAAAGACCCATGAAGCGGCTTCTGAGAAATGTTTGTCCGGTGAGGGTTTTGAGAAGAAACACAATCATGAGATTGCTTCTTGTAGACCCGATGAGAGTGTTGGGAAAAGGGTTATCAAGATAAGAACAAATGATCGATCAATGGGAGTTGATTTTGACAATGTTGGTACAAAGACTCATGAGGCTGCTGCCGAGAAATGTTTGTCCGGTGAGGGTTCTGAGAAGAAACACTATCATGAGGTTGCTGCTTGTAGACGCGATGAGAGTGTTGGGAAGGGGATTATCAAGATAAGACCAAATGATCGATCGCTGAGAGTTGATTTTGGCAATGTTGGTACAAAGACTCATGAGGCGGCTCCCGAGAAATGTTTGTCCGGTGAGGGTTCTGAGAAGAAACATAATCATGAGGTTGCTGCTTGTAGACGCGATGAAAGTGTTGGGAAAGGGATTATCAAGATAAGAACAGGTGATCATCGATCGCTGAGAGTTGATTTTGGCAATGTTGATATGAAGAATCATGAGGCAGCTGCCGAGGGAACTTCATCAGATGAGGGTTCCAAGAAGgaaatgaagaaaagaaaagctaaGGATGAAAGATCAAGCAAACCGTCAAAGAAACATAAGAACCTCGGAAACAATGATAATGTTAATGACCAGATAGAAGAAGAGTACCCTGAGCTTCCATTGGCATTTAAAGAAAAGATTGAAGAAATGGAAGGTAGTGAGGTGAAATTGGTGATCCAGAAGGAACTAACTGCGAGTGACGTGGACAAAAGCAAAAGCCGCTTCTCCATTCCCATAAAGAAGATGATTAAAGATTGTAAATTTTTGAGACTAGAAGAGGAATCGTCTTTGGATTATGTGCGTCAAAAGAAAACAGATGGGAAGAAGCTTGATGGTTTTTTAGTGTCTGTGTTGGATCCGAATCTTATACTCCACGATGGTATTTGCTTCAAGAAGTGGAAAATGGCGAAGAATACTGAGATTTACAATCTCACAAAAAAATGGAATGATCTTGTAGCAAAAAACCTTTTCAAAGAAAACGAAAAGGTGCAA